The Haloplanus sp. GDY1 genomic sequence CCCTCTTTTTCACCGCCGGCGCCATCCACGTCGAGACCCACACCGACGACATCAGCGAGATGGCCGGCATCGGGAAGCGCATGCCGCTGACGATGCTCGCGTTCGGCGTCGCCGCCGCGGGCATGGCCGGCATTCCGCTGGTCGCCGGCTTCGTCAGCAAGTGGTACCTCCTGCTCGGGAGCGTCGGCGCCGGCCAACCGCTGTTCGCCGTCGTCCTCCTGCTCTCGGGCGTCCTCAACGTCGCGTACTTCTGGCCCGTCTTCTACCAGGCCTTCTTCGAGAGCGAGGACGACCACGACGCCAAACCCCTCGTCGAGTTCCCCCTCGGTGGCGAGTCGCGGTCCATCCTGCCCGACGAGCCGACCTACGACCCCGACCCCGTGACCGACGGGGGCCACGCCGACGGCGCTGACGACGGAGACGCCCCCGAGGAAGCGCCTCACGGCGGTCACGAGAGCCACCACGGCGGCCCGCCCGCCGACGGCTGGGAGCGCCGCGGCTGGACCGGCGGGGAGAGCACGTGGTTCATGCTCGGCCCCATCCTCGCGGCGATGACCGGCGCCGTCGTCCTCGGCGTCGTCCCCGGCACCGCCGTCTTCCTCCGCCTCGTGAAGGTCATCGTGACCGCGGCGACGGGGGTGGCCGTCTGATGGCGAGCGCGCTCACCGCCCTGCCGCCCGTCGTCGTCGTCCTCGCCGCGGCGCTCGTGACGGGGGTCGCCGGTCGGCGTCTCGGCCACCTCGTCGGCGGCCTCACGACCGCGCTCGTCACCGCCTGGATCTGGCTCCTCCCCGAGGGGACCCACCTGACCGGGACGCTGTTCGGCTTCGACGCCGTCTTCCTCCGGGTCGACCCGTTCTCGCGGGTCGTCGGCCTCGTGTTCGCCTTCATCGCCACCGTCGCCGTCGGCTACTCGTGGGCGACCGACGCGAACGAGCGCCAGACCGCCTACGCCCTCACCTACGTCGGCTCCAGCCTCGGCGCCGTCTTCGCCGGCGACTGGCTGACGATGGTCGTGTGGTGGGAGCTGATGGCCGTGACCAGTACGATCCTCGTCTGGGACTACGGCGGGGAGGCCGTCCGGGCGGGCTTTCGCTACGCCGTCCTCCACGGCATCGGCGGCAGCCTCGTCCTCGGGGCCGTCGCGTGGCACTACGTCGAGGTCGGCTCCTTCCTCTTTTCGGCCGCCCCCGGGGGGATGGTCGGGACGATTCCCCAACTCCTGGCGGCCATCGGCATCGGCGTCAACGTCGGCTTCATCGGTCTGCACGCGTGGCTGCCCGACACCTACCCCCGACCACACATCGCCGCGAGCGTCTTCCTCTGTGTCTACACGACCAAGACGGGAGTCTACGCCATGTACCGCGCCTTCCCCGAGGGCCACCTCTGGATCGCCTACATGGGCGGGGCGATGGCCGTCTTCGGCGCCGCCGCCGCCCTCCTCCAGAACGACATGCGTCGCCTGCTCTCCTATCACATCCAGTCGCAGGTCGGGTACATGGTCGCCGGCGTGGGCATCGGCAGCGCGCTGGCGCAGGCGGGCGCGTTCGGCCACGTCTTCAACCACATCCTCTACAAGAGCCTCCTGTTCATGACCGCCGGCGCCGTCGTCTACCGCACCGGCGAGGAGAACCTGAAGTACCTCGGCGGTCTCGCCCGGAAGATGCCCGTCACCGCCGCGGCCTTCACCGTCGCCGCGCTCTCCATCGCCGGCTTCCCGGGGTTCAACGGCTTCGTCAGCAAGGGCATCGTCATCTCCGCCAGCCACTACACCTTCGTGAAGGGGCCGCTCGTCGTCGGCGACGTCTACACCCTCGAACTCCTGCTTCTGATCGGCGGCGTCGGAACCTTCCTCTCCTTTATCAAGTTCGGCTACTACGCCTTCCTCCACGGGCCGTGGGAGGGCGACGCCGTGACTCCGGCGCCGCGGGCACAGCAGACCGCGATGGTCCTCGTCGCCGGGCTGTGCGTGTTCTACGGCGTCTTCGACGGTGCGCTGTTCGGCCTGCTCCCGTTCGACGTGACCGACGAAGCCGTCGTCGCGCACGTCTATCACACCTACACCGTCCCCCACGTGATCGAGGGGCTCGCGCTCGCCGCGGCGGGCGTCGTCGGCTTCGCGGTCCTGAAGAAGCCGCTGTCGACGGTCGGACGGGTGCCCGACGTCGACGCGGGCTACAACCCGCTGGTCTTCTACGGGACGCGCGCGCTCGTCGTCGGCGTCACCGAGACGTACGCCGCCGTCGACCGGGTGGCCGTCGGCCTCGCCGACCGCGCCGCCGCCGTCCGCGCCGACCCCGCGGCGCTCTCGCGGTTCCGCGCGAACATCGGCGGGAGCATCTTCATCCTGATGGTCGTCCTCGGCGGCGTGCTGGCGTGGCTTGGCATCGTGTAATCGGGCGTACGCTTTTGTCGGTGGATTCCCTCCGTGGAATCGATGGACCTGCACCGGTTCGTGACGGCCGAGGGCGCCCAGAGCGAGGTGGTCGGGACCGTCCTGCTGGTCGCCATCACCGTCGTCGTCGCCTCGACCGTCGGCGTCTTCGCGTTCGGCCTCGTCGGAACGGGCGAGATTCCGCGGCTGGCGCTCGACTTCGAGTTCGGCGAGTCGGACGTGACGATCACCCACGAGGGCGGGAACACGGTCACGACCGACGGGACGCTCCGGACCCGCGTCAGCGAGGGGACGCTCGCCGGCGACGACTGGGCGGCCCTCGACGGCCCCATCGAGTCGGGGGCGAACGTCACGCTCACCCACCGGGACGGCGGGGTCGACCCCTGGGACGGCGAGACGGTCAGCGTCGCGTGGCGGAGCGCCGACGGCGAGACGTCGGCGGTGATCGCCCGGGAGCGGGCGCCCACGTCGTGACGGGTGTCCGCGAGGACGACGACGCTAATCGGTCGACTGCGCCGAACCGTGTCCCGACGTTTTACATTGTGACACGCGTGATAGTCACACACGCCTATGAGGGGATATCTATCCGCGGCCGACGCGGACGGGGGGCGGATTCCGCTCGACTCGCGCACGGAACTGTATCGGAAGGCCGACGAGAACAACCGGGTGGTCGCGGAGTCGGAGGGGACCGTCCGGCCGCTGGGGGTGGCCGACGCAACGGTGTCCCGCAAGACGGACGGCCGGGCGCCGGTGACCCTCGTCCCGCGCTCGGAGTTCGTGGAGATCAGAAACGACGGCAACACCAACGGCGTCACGGTCACGACCGGCGGCGACGAGTTCGACGTCGAGGAGGGGTTCGTCGAGACGGTGGCCCGCGACGCGACCATCACACTCGGCTACCGAACGACCCTCCGGCTCACCGTCGAGCGCGAGGCGAGCGTCGAACGGAACGTCGTCCACCAGGGGGAGGGCGACGTGGTCGTCGGCGATCAGACGAACGTGGACCGGAGCCGGACCGTCGGCGACGACAACGTCATCAACCGGTCGCTCGGCGGGGACGGCGACGGCGCGGCAGACGCCGTGGACACGTCCGAACGGGGCGGGTCGGGGCCGTCCTACTGCGTCGACTGCGGGGCGAAACTGACCGGGGACGGCGCCTGTCCCGAGTGCGACCGGGGCGACGCCACCGACACGAGGCAGTTCTGCGAGCGCCACCAGCGAACCTACGTCGGCGACGCCTGCCCGGAGTGTCGCCGCTCGGCGTGACGGATGACGCGAACCACCGCCGCCGCGACCGACGTCGGACGGGCCCGCGACCACAACGAGGACGACCTGCTGGTGACCGCCGTCGGCGACTGGACGCTCCTCGCCGTCGCGGACGGGATGGGCGGCCACCGCGCCGGCGACGTGGCCAGCGAAACCGCCCTGGAGGGGTTCGAGTCGGCGCTCGTCGACCGTCTCGGCGGGACCGACGACGTGACGGCGTCGCTCAGGGCGTCGGTCGCGGCGGCGAACGAGCGCGTCCGCGAGCGGGCGACCGACGGCCGGGAGGGGATGGGAACGACGCTCGTCGCCGCCCTCGTCCGGGACGGCGAGGCGAGGGTCGTCAACGTCGGCGACAGCCGCGCGTACCACGTCACCGAGTCCGCCATCGACCGGATCACGACCGACCAGTCGGTCGTGCGGTCCCTGATCGAGGAGGGGGTGATCGACGAGTCCGAGGCCGACGACCACCCCCAGCGACACGTCCTCTCGCAGGCCCTCGGCACGAGCGAGGACGTCGAACCGGACGTCTACGAGCGGTCGGTCGAGGGCACCCTCCTGCTCTGTTCGGACGGGCTGACCGAGGAGGTGTCCGACGCCGCCATCCGCGACGTCGTCGCCGACGAGCCCCCGGACGCCGCCGTCGACCGACTCGTCGACGCCGCGAACGAGAACGGCGGCAGCGACAACGTCACCGTCGTTCTCGCCGAGGAGTGACGACGGTCGCCCGAAACGCGATGCATAAGGCACTTTACCTCCGGTAATTATATCTCATTACACGATGACCGAGTTCCCCGACTACCTCGACGTCGACTACACCGACGGCGAGGGCGAGACGCCGGACGACTATCCGACGCTCGAAGACAAGATCGAGAAGGCCATCGCGGTCACCCGCACGGGCCTCGAGCAGTACGAGAACCCCGCCGTGATGTGGACCGGCGGGAAGGACTCGACGCTCACGCTCTACTTCATCAAGGAGGTGGCCGAGCAGTTCGACCTCGAGACGCCGCCGGCGGTGTTCATCGACCACTACCAGCACTTCGACGCCATCCACGACTTCGTGGACCACTGGGCCGAGGAGTGGGACCTCGACGTCATCTACGCCCGCAACGAGGACGTGGGCGCGTACGTCGACGAACACGACCTGGAGCCGGGCGACGAGATTCCGGTCTCGGACCTCTCCGAGCACAACCGACACCACGTCCGCGAGATCCTGGAGTACGAGGAGGACACCTTCCCGTTCCTGCTCGACACCTACGTCGGCAACCACCTGCTGAAGACCGTCGCGCTCAACGACGCCCTCGAGGAGTACGGCATCGACGGCGTCATCTCCGGCGTCCGCTGGGACGAACAGGAGGCCCGCGCCGACGAGACCTTTTTCAGCCC encodes the following:
- a CDS encoding Na(+)/H(+) antiporter subunit D, translated to MASALTALPPVVVVLAAALVTGVAGRRLGHLVGGLTTALVTAWIWLLPEGTHLTGTLFGFDAVFLRVDPFSRVVGLVFAFIATVAVGYSWATDANERQTAYALTYVGSSLGAVFAGDWLTMVVWWELMAVTSTILVWDYGGEAVRAGFRYAVLHGIGGSLVLGAVAWHYVEVGSFLFSAAPGGMVGTIPQLLAAIGIGVNVGFIGLHAWLPDTYPRPHIAASVFLCVYTTKTGVYAMYRAFPEGHLWIAYMGGAMAVFGAAAALLQNDMRRLLSYHIQSQVGYMVAGVGIGSALAQAGAFGHVFNHILYKSLLFMTAGAVVYRTGEENLKYLGGLARKMPVTAAAFTVAALSIAGFPGFNGFVSKGIVISASHYTFVKGPLVVGDVYTLELLLLIGGVGTFLSFIKFGYYAFLHGPWEGDAVTPAPRAQQTAMVLVAGLCVFYGVFDGALFGLLPFDVTDEAVVAHVYHTYTVPHVIEGLALAAAGVVGFAVLKKPLSTVGRVPDVDAGYNPLVFYGTRALVVGVTETYAAVDRVAVGLADRAAAVRADPAALSRFRANIGGSIFILMVVLGGVLAWLGIV
- a CDS encoding type IV pilin N-terminal domain-containing protein, translating into MDLHRFVTAEGAQSEVVGTVLLVAITVVVASTVGVFAFGLVGTGEIPRLALDFEFGESDVTITHEGGNTVTTDGTLRTRVSEGTLAGDDWAALDGPIESGANVTLTHRDGGVDPWDGETVSVAWRSADGETSAVIARERAPTS
- a CDS encoding Stp1/IreP family PP2C-type Ser/Thr phosphatase is translated as MTRTTAAATDVGRARDHNEDDLLVTAVGDWTLLAVADGMGGHRAGDVASETALEGFESALVDRLGGTDDVTASLRASVAAANERVRERATDGREGMGTTLVAALVRDGEARVVNVGDSRAYHVTESAIDRITTDQSVVRSLIEEGVIDESEADDHPQRHVLSQALGTSEDVEPDVYERSVEGTLLLCSDGLTEEVSDAAIRDVVADEPPDAAVDRLVDAANENGGSDNVTVVLAEE
- a CDS encoding phosphoadenosine phosphosulfate reductase family protein, translated to MTEFPDYLDVDYTDGEGETPDDYPTLEDKIEKAIAVTRTGLEQYENPAVMWTGGKDSTLTLYFIKEVAEQFDLETPPAVFIDHYQHFDAIHDFVDHWAEEWDLDVIYARNEDVGAYVDEHDLEPGDEIPVSDLSEHNRHHVREILEYEEDTFPFLLDTYVGNHLLKTVALNDALEEYGIDGVISGVRWDEQEARADETFFSPRHDPDIYPPHDRIQPILQFAERDVWDAFWNYVVPDTVAEFPDDGYVPQADDDLPNGLTQADIPVSPKYFAGFRSLGSEVSTEKSEEEPAWLQDIENTTERAGRAQDKEDLMERLRDLGYM